The Corynebacterium simulans genome contains a region encoding:
- a CDS encoding OsmC family protein: protein MSEVTKHYTVDLTRLDTAVYRATNSAGASIEFGRDEELFSPVELLLAAVAGCSAVDVDVVTSRRAEPESFDVHMEGDRVNKDGASRLSEVRVGFDLSFPETPEGNQARRLVDNLIRISHEKDCTVSRTVENSTQVTFRNDSK from the coding sequence ATGTCTGAAGTAACGAAGCACTACACCGTAGACCTCACCCGCCTCGACACCGCCGTATACCGCGCAACCAATTCCGCCGGAGCCAGCATTGAGTTTGGCCGTGACGAGGAGCTCTTTTCCCCTGTTGAGCTTTTACTGGCTGCGGTGGCGGGGTGTTCCGCGGTGGACGTGGACGTGGTGACATCCCGGCGTGCGGAGCCGGAATCTTTTGATGTGCACATGGAAGGCGACCGCGTAAATAAGGACGGGGCATCGCGCCTGTCGGAGGTTCGCGTGGGCTTCGATCTATCGTTCCCGGAAACCCCCGAAGGCAACCAAGCGCGCAGGCTCGTGGACAACCTGATTCGCATCTCCCATGAGAAGGACTGCACGGTATCGCGCACGGTTGAGAACTCCACGCAAGTGACGTTTAGGAACGACTCAAAATAG
- a CDS encoding DUF1906 domain-containing protein — MSPSFSRRGLLKVSALALTAGAIGSAVPNAAALGPVRGTIIDFAVGVPSAAGIKRAGHLGAIRYVSKRRPGAESWMTGKPVTLQETKANAAQGLATASIYQFGRAETADWKQGAAGAAIHAPQAIALHRAAGGPTNRPIYIAIDDNPTRAQYDQQIKPYLQAFSRVLSAAGYQTGVYGNYNTIEWCVRDGIGSFYWMHDWGSNGKIHPRTTIHQLPGNMQRTIDGVTVDINEVYARDWGQWMPGQKAPAAPAKPSAPKPAAPAQPGNIPGISPQSSDAMGALSSQVEHAVPGMRLPQVNQNGISYGGSSVSQDQIKGAIDLASTIQNALK, encoded by the coding sequence ATGTCACCATCTTTCTCCCGTCGCGGCCTCTTAAAGGTCAGCGCTCTCGCCCTGACCGCAGGCGCCATCGGTTCTGCCGTTCCGAATGCAGCGGCGCTTGGACCGGTGCGCGGCACCATCATCGACTTCGCCGTCGGTGTTCCTTCCGCCGCGGGCATCAAGCGCGCAGGCCACCTCGGCGCCATCCGTTACGTTTCCAAGCGTCGCCCCGGCGCCGAATCCTGGATGACCGGCAAGCCAGTCACCTTGCAGGAGACCAAGGCTAACGCCGCGCAGGGCTTGGCGACGGCCTCCATCTACCAGTTTGGCCGTGCCGAAACCGCCGATTGGAAGCAAGGTGCCGCAGGTGCAGCCATCCACGCCCCGCAGGCTATTGCCCTGCACAGGGCAGCAGGCGGACCGACCAATCGCCCCATCTACATCGCGATTGACGATAACCCGACCCGCGCCCAGTATGACCAGCAGATCAAGCCTTATCTGCAGGCATTCTCCCGCGTGCTTTCTGCCGCGGGCTACCAGACCGGCGTATACGGCAACTACAACACCATCGAGTGGTGCGTGCGCGATGGAATCGGCTCCTTCTACTGGATGCACGATTGGGGCTCGAACGGCAAGATCCACCCACGCACCACGATTCACCAATTGCCGGGCAACATGCAGCGCACCATCGACGGCGTCACCGTGGACATCAACGAGGTCTACGCCCGCGACTGGGGTCAGTGGATGCCGGGCCAGAAGGCCCCTGCTGCGCCAGCCAAGCCTTCCGCACCGAAACCAGCCGCACCGGCACAGCCGGGCAACATCCCGGGTATCTCCCCGCAGTCTTCTGATGCGATGGGTGCGCTTAGCTCCCAGGTAGAGCACGCGGTGCCAGGCATGCGCCTGCCGCAAGTAAACCAGAACGGCATCTCCTACGGCGGCTCTTCCGTCTCCCAGGACCAAATCAAGGGAGCCATCGACCTAGCCTCTACTATTCAGAACGCTTTGAAGTAG